One window of the Dreissena polymorpha isolate Duluth1 chromosome 5, UMN_Dpol_1.0, whole genome shotgun sequence genome contains the following:
- the LOC127881292 gene encoding succinate--CoA ligase [GDP-forming] subunit beta, mitochondrial-like, with translation MAAPLISCRHLVKFGLRTKSWNAACCARKLHLQEYQSKSLMRGHDIEVQHFEVVDNHWDAKTVPSRLNAAEYVIKAQILAGGRGKGTFSNGFKGGVQLTKDPEQVPKLVEKMVGERLVTKQTPANGVLVKKVMVAEALDIARETYLAILLDRAYNGPVIVGSSQGGMDIEEVAEKNPDAIFKEPVDIMEGLSPETARSVAMKLGFQGPRLEKAADQVMKLYEMFIDVDATQIEINPFAETPCGRVVCFDAKINFDDNAAYRQKEIFAMDDLSELDPREKEAEEHHLNYVGLEGNIGCLVNGAGLAMATMDIIKLYGGKPANFLDVGGGVTEKQVYEAFHILTADAHVKSILINVFGGIVNCVTMANGIIRAYRDAHMTVPMVVRLEGQNAKKALDILKESGLPIITATDMADAAEKVVATLPKS, from the exons ATGGCTGCGCCCTTGATTTCATGTCGCCACCTGGTTAAATTTGGTTTACGGACGAAATCATGG AATGCTGCATGCTGTGCGAGGAAGCTGCATCTCCAAGAATACCAGAGCAAATCTCTCATGAGGGGCCATGATATTGAGGTGCAACACTTTGAAGTGGTCGACAATCACTGGGATGCAAAAACGGTCCCATCCAGATTAA ATGCTGCTGAGTATGTGATCAAGGCTCAGATCTTGGCAGGTGGCAGGGGAAAGGGGACGTTCTCCAATGGATTCAAGGGGGGAGTCCAGCTCACAAAGGA CCCAGAGCAGGTGCCAAAGCTGGTTGAGAAGATGGTCGGAGAGCGACTTGTCACCAAACAGACACCGGCCAACGGTGTGCTTGTGAAGAAGGTGATGGTTGCCGAGGCCTTGGACATCGCCAGGGAGACCTATCTGGCCATCTTGCTGGACCGGGCGTACAACGGACCCGTCATTGTGGGCAGCAGCCAGGGTGGCATGGACATCGAGGAAGTGGCAGAGAAAAATCCTGATGCAATCTTTAAG GAGCCAGTGGACATTATGGAAGGACTGAGTCCGGAAACTGCCAGGTCCGTGGCCATGAAGCTGGGATTCCAGGGACCACGCTTGGAAAAG GCAGCTGACCAGGTGATGAAGCTGTACGAGATGTTTATTGACGTGGATGCTACACAGATTGAGATCAACCCCTTCGCTGAAACACCCTGTGGACGAG TCGTGTGCTTCGATGCGAagatcaattttgatgacaaCGCAGCCTACCGTCAGAAGGAGATATTCGCGATGGACGACCTTTCTGAACTGGACCCCAGAGAGAAGGAAGCGGAAGAACATCACCTTAACTATGTCGGCCTTGAGGGCAACATCGGATGTCTAG TGAATGGTGCAGGACTCGCCATGGCAACCATGGACATAATTAAGCTATATGGGGGAAAGCCAGCAAACTTCCTCGATGTGGGGGGAGGTGTCACAGAGAAGCAAGTTTATGAAGCATTCCATATCCTCACTGCAGACGCTCAT GTGAAATCGATCTTGATCAATGTGTTTGGTGGCATTGTGAATTGCGTGACGATGGCAAATGGCATCATTAGGGCCTATAGAGATGCCCACATGACTGTACCCATGGTTGTCAGACTGGAAG GTCAAAATGCCAAGAAAGCCTTGGATATTCTGAAGGAGAGTGGTCTCCCCATCATCACGGCCACTGACATGGCAGACGCCGCGGAGAAGGTTGTCGCCACACTTCCCAAATCCTGA